In Phaeobacter piscinae, one genomic interval encodes:
- a CDS encoding AMP-binding protein — translation MSGMSGHTSYPGLRADGGWQFPACLNMAAQALDHPDEQVALIDLTTGARRDVRYGELRQMVDVMARDLMRRVQPGNRVGVLLSQSVDCAVAHLAIWKIGAISVPLFKLFQHDALASRIGDAGLELVLTDGAGAAQLGVLAQPLLVTDILSASADHSGHLLPYAETTPETPAVLIYTSGTTGSAKGALHGHRVLSGHLPGVAISHDHLGQPGDCLWTPADWAWIGGLFDVLMPGLALGVPVVAARLDKFTPEACAEIIRQGDVRNVFFPPTALRLLKAAGQGLDGLRSVASGGEPLGAEMLAWGQRHLGVTINEFYGQTECNMTVTSCAADFPVRPGCIGKPVPGCVVEVIDTDGTPTKDEGDVAVRRGAASMMLEYWKRPDATAEKFRDDWLVTGDRGIWEGDYLRFVGREDDVITSAGYRIGPAEIEDCLMTHPAVATVGVVGKPDALRTEIVKAYVVLKPGHSPAEKDLQDYVKSRLAKYSYPREVEFLDALPMTVTGKVIRKELKARAAGEDSA, via the coding sequence ATGAGCGGCATGTCTGGACATACTTCGTACCCGGGATTGCGCGCCGACGGTGGCTGGCAGTTTCCCGCCTGTCTGAACATGGCGGCGCAGGCGCTGGATCATCCGGACGAGCAGGTCGCCCTCATCGATCTGACCACCGGGGCGCGGCGCGATGTCCGCTACGGTGAGTTGCGGCAAATGGTCGATGTGATGGCGCGCGATCTGATGCGGCGAGTGCAGCCCGGCAACCGTGTCGGTGTGTTGCTCAGCCAATCTGTCGATTGCGCCGTGGCACATCTCGCGATCTGGAAAATCGGCGCCATTTCCGTGCCACTGTTCAAGCTGTTCCAGCACGATGCGCTGGCCTCGCGTATTGGCGATGCGGGGCTTGAGCTGGTGCTGACGGATGGCGCAGGCGCGGCGCAGCTGGGCGTGCTGGCGCAGCCGCTGCTGGTGACAGATATCCTATCGGCAAGCGCAGATCACAGCGGGCATCTCCTGCCTTATGCGGAAACCACGCCAGAGACCCCGGCCGTGCTCATCTACACGTCCGGCACCACTGGCAGCGCCAAGGGCGCGCTGCATGGTCACCGGGTGCTCTCTGGTCATTTGCCGGGCGTGGCCATCAGTCATGATCATCTGGGACAGCCGGGTGACTGCCTTTGGACCCCTGCGGATTGGGCATGGATCGGCGGCCTCTTCGATGTGCTGATGCCGGGTCTGGCGCTGGGCGTGCCGGTTGTCGCCGCCCGGCTGGACAAATTTACGCCGGAGGCCTGCGCCGAGATCATTCGTCAGGGCGATGTGCGCAATGTGTTTTTCCCGCCCACTGCGTTGCGCCTGCTGAAGGCGGCGGGGCAGGGGCTCGACGGTCTGCGCTCCGTCGCCAGCGGCGGAGAGCCCCTGGGCGCAGAGATGCTCGCCTGGGGCCAACGTCACCTGGGCGTGACCATCAATGAATTCTACGGCCAGACCGAATGCAACATGACGGTGACCTCCTGCGCCGCAGATTTCCCCGTGCGGCCGGGCTGTATCGGCAAGCCGGTTCCGGGATGTGTGGTTGAGGTTATAGACACCGACGGCACCCCCACCAAAGATGAGGGCGACGTCGCCGTACGCCGGGGGGCTGCGTCGATGATGCTGGAATACTGGAAGCGCCCCGACGCGACGGCGGAGAAATTTCGCGACGACTGGCTGGTCACCGGAGATCGCGGCATCTGGGAGGGGGACTATCTGCGCTTTGTCGGGCGTGAGGATGACGTTATTACCTCCGCTGGCTACCGCATCGGCCCGGCGGAGATTGAGGATTGCCTGATGACGCATCCGGCGGTGGCGACTGTTGGGGTCGTCGGCAAACCCGACGCGCTGCGCACCGAGATCGTGAAAGCCTATGTGGTGCTGAAACCGGGCCATTCTCCGGCGGAGAAAGATCTGCAAGACTACGTCAAATCTCGTCTGGCAAAGTATTCTTACCCTCGAGAAGTGGAGTTCTTGGACGCCCTCCCGATGACCGTGACCGGCAAGGTCATCCGTAAGGAATTGAAGGCGCGGGCGGCGGGGGAGGATTCCGCATGA
- a CDS encoding OmpW/AlkL family protein — protein sequence MTRMVSALALSAALAALAGPALAQSQGDWTLGVGIANVNPKSDNGTVAGAAATIDDDTALTFTAEYFIRDNIGIELLAASPFEHDISLNGAYTATTKHLPPTLSVNYHFPTQTQFKPFVGIGINYTTFFEESSPAGVISLDDSVGLALNLGADWQISDRGALRVNVRYMDIETDVTLNGAKIGTAEIDPVTVGFGYVHRF from the coding sequence ATGACCCGTATGGTTTCCGCCCTGGCTCTTAGCGCTGCACTGGCAGCTCTGGCCGGCCCCGCCCTTGCCCAGTCCCAGGGGGATTGGACCCTTGGCGTCGGTATCGCCAACGTCAATCCAAAGTCCGACAACGGCACCGTTGCGGGCGCGGCTGCGACGATTGACGACGATACCGCACTCACCTTCACTGCGGAGTATTTCATCCGCGACAACATCGGTATCGAACTTCTGGCCGCCAGCCCGTTCGAACATGATATCTCCTTGAACGGCGCCTACACCGCGACCACCAAGCATCTGCCGCCGACCCTGTCGGTCAACTATCACTTTCCGACACAAACCCAGTTCAAACCCTTTGTCGGCATCGGCATCAACTACACCACCTTCTTTGAGGAAAGCTCCCCCGCGGGCGTGATCTCGCTTGATGACAGTGTTGGGCTGGCGCTGAACCTTGGTGCGGACTGGCAGATCTCTGACCGCGGCGCACTGCGGGTGAACGTCCGCTACATGGACATCGAAACCGATGTGACCCTCAATGGCGCCAAAATCGGCACCGCCGAAATCGATCCGGTCACAGTGGGCTTTGGCTACGTTCACCGCTTTTGA
- a CDS encoding carboxyl transferase domain-containing protein: MKLTSKAMPSSEGFKQNRAAHLDALAQISEAAEAARMGGGEKSRARHESRGKMLPRRRVANLLDPGSPFLEIGATAAHAMYDGAAPAAGVIAGIGRVHGQEVMVVCNDATVKGGTYYPMTVKKHLRAQEIAEENHLPCIYLVDSGGANLPNQDEVFPDRDHFGRIFYNQARMSAKGIPQIAVVMGSCTAGGAYVPAMSDVTIIVKEQGTIFLAGPPLVKAATGEVVSAEELGGGDVHTRLSGVADYLAEDDAHALALARRAVQSLNITKPLTVNWASPEEPAYDPEEILGVVPGDLRTPYDIREVIARLVDGSRFDEFKPRFGETLVTGFAHLKGCPIGIIANNGVLFSEAAQKGAHFVELCSQRKIPLVFLQNITGFMVGRKYENEGIARHGAKMVTAVATTNVPKVTMLVGGSFGAGNYGMSGRAYSPRFLWTWPNSRISVMGGEQAAGVLATVKRDAIERKGGSWSTEEEASFKQPTIDMFEEQSHPLYASARLWDDGIIDPRKSRDVLALSLSAALNAPIEDTRFGVFRM, translated from the coding sequence ATGAAACTCACATCCAAGGCGATGCCTTCCTCCGAAGGCTTCAAACAGAACCGCGCGGCGCATCTGGATGCGCTGGCGCAGATCAGCGAGGCGGCAGAGGCCGCGCGCATGGGCGGCGGCGAGAAATCTCGCGCCCGGCACGAAAGCCGGGGCAAGATGCTACCGCGCCGCCGGGTGGCAAACCTGTTGGATCCCGGCTCTCCGTTTCTGGAGATCGGCGCGACTGCGGCCCACGCGATGTATGACGGTGCAGCCCCGGCGGCAGGCGTGATCGCGGGTATCGGGCGGGTGCACGGCCAAGAGGTCATGGTAGTCTGCAACGACGCCACCGTGAAAGGTGGTACCTACTACCCGATGACGGTGAAGAAACACCTGCGCGCACAGGAGATTGCCGAGGAGAACCATCTTCCCTGCATCTATCTGGTCGACTCAGGCGGTGCCAACCTGCCCAACCAGGATGAGGTCTTTCCCGACCGGGATCATTTCGGGCGCATCTTCTACAATCAGGCCCGGATGTCGGCGAAAGGCATCCCGCAGATCGCGGTTGTCATGGGTTCCTGCACCGCAGGCGGCGCCTATGTGCCCGCCATGTCCGATGTGACGATCATCGTGAAGGAGCAGGGCACCATCTTCCTCGCAGGTCCCCCGCTGGTGAAGGCCGCCACCGGCGAGGTTGTCAGCGCCGAGGAGCTGGGCGGCGGTGATGTGCACACGCGCCTGTCCGGCGTGGCCGATTACCTCGCCGAGGATGACGCCCATGCCCTGGCACTGGCGCGGCGCGCGGTGCAGTCGCTGAACATCACCAAGCCGCTGACGGTGAACTGGGCCAGTCCCGAAGAGCCTGCCTATGACCCCGAGGAAATCCTTGGCGTGGTGCCGGGTGATCTGCGCACGCCCTATGACATCCGCGAGGTGATAGCGCGGCTGGTCGACGGATCCCGCTTTGACGAGTTCAAGCCGCGCTTTGGCGAGACGCTGGTGACCGGCTTTGCGCACCTCAAGGGCTGCCCGATCGGAATCATCGCCAACAACGGCGTGCTATTCTCCGAAGCTGCCCAGAAAGGCGCGCATTTCGTCGAACTGTGCAGCCAGCGCAAGATCCCGCTGGTGTTCCTGCAGAACATCACCGGCTTCATGGTCGGGCGCAAATACGAAAACGAAGGCATCGCCCGTCACGGCGCCAAGATGGTGACGGCGGTGGCGACGACCAATGTGCCGAAAGTGACCATGCTGGTCGGCGGCTCTTTTGGGGCGGGCAACTACGGCATGTCGGGCCGCGCCTATTCCCCGCGCTTCCTCTGGACCTGGCCGAATTCCCGCATTTCGGTGATGGGCGGTGAGCAGGCGGCGGGCGTGCTGGCGACGGTGAAACGCGATGCCATCGAACGTAAGGGCGGCAGCTGGAGCACGGAGGAGGAAGCCTCCTTCAAGCAGCCAACCATCGATATGTTCGAGGAGCAGAGCCACCCGCTTTATGCCTCTGCGCGGCTTTGGGATGATGGCATCATTGACCCGCGCAAATCCCGCGACGTGCTGGCGCTGTCGCTCAGCGCTGCCCTGAATGCCCCGATTGAAGACACGCGCTTCGGCGTCTTCCGGATGTGA
- a CDS encoding isovaleryl-CoA dehydrogenase, protein MFNASMSFDLGEDVNALRDMVHRWAQERVRPMAQEIDQKNEFPSELWQEMGELGLLGITVPEEFGGAGMSYLAHTVAVEEIARASASVSLSYGAHSNLCVNQIKLNGNAEQKAKYLPRLVSGEHVGALAMSEAGAGSDVVSMSLRAEKRNDHYRLNGNKYWITNGPDADTLVVYAKTDPDAGSKGITAFLIEKEMKGFSTSQHFDKLGMRGSNTAELVFEDVKVPFDNVLGEEGKGVRVLMSGLDYERVVLAGIGTGIMAACMDEMMPYMKERKQFGQPIGNFQLMQGKIADMYTAMNTARSYVYEVAKACDKGTVTRQDAAACCLYASEVAMTQAHQAVQAFGGAGYLSDNPVGRIFRDAKLMEIGAGTSEIRRMLIGRELMGQM, encoded by the coding sequence ATGTTCAATGCAAGCATGAGTTTTGATCTGGGCGAAGATGTTAACGCCCTGCGCGACATGGTGCACCGCTGGGCGCAGGAGCGCGTCCGCCCGATGGCGCAGGAGATTGACCAGAAGAACGAATTTCCGTCGGAACTCTGGCAGGAGATGGGGGAGCTGGGTCTTCTCGGCATCACCGTGCCTGAGGAGTTCGGCGGCGCTGGCATGTCCTACCTGGCCCATACTGTTGCGGTTGAGGAGATTGCGCGGGCCAGTGCTTCGGTCTCGCTTTCCTATGGCGCGCATTCGAATCTCTGCGTCAATCAGATCAAGCTGAACGGCAATGCCGAGCAGAAAGCCAAATACCTGCCGCGCCTGGTGTCTGGTGAGCATGTTGGCGCGCTGGCAATGTCCGAGGCGGGCGCCGGCTCGGACGTCGTCTCGATGTCCTTGCGCGCGGAAAAGCGCAATGACCACTACCGCCTCAATGGCAATAAATACTGGATCACCAACGGTCCTGACGCTGACACGCTGGTGGTCTATGCCAAGACAGATCCGGATGCGGGGTCAAAAGGGATTACGGCCTTTCTGATCGAGAAAGAGATGAAAGGCTTCTCCACCTCGCAGCATTTCGACAAGCTGGGGATGCGTGGCTCCAACACTGCCGAGCTGGTGTTTGAAGACGTGAAAGTCCCCTTTGACAACGTGCTGGGCGAAGAGGGCAAGGGTGTGCGCGTTCTGATGTCTGGACTCGACTATGAGCGCGTGGTGCTGGCCGGGATCGGCACCGGCATCATGGCGGCCTGCATGGATGAGATGATGCCCTACATGAAAGAGCGTAAGCAGTTCGGCCAGCCCATCGGGAACTTCCAACTGATGCAGGGCAAAATCGCGGATATGTACACTGCGATGAACACGGCCCGTTCCTATGTTTATGAGGTTGCGAAGGCCTGCGACAAGGGCACCGTAACCCGTCAGGATGCGGCGGCCTGCTGCCTTTATGCGTCCGAGGTCGCGATGACCCAGGCGCATCAGGCGGTGCAGGCCTTTGGTGGTGCGGGCTATCTCTCTGACAACCCGGTTGGCCGGATTTTCCGCGATGCCAAGCTGATGGAGATCGGTGCGGGCACGTCGGAAATTCGCCGGATGCTGATTGGCCGCGAATTGATGGGCCAGATGTAA